The nucleotide sequence ACCCTGTGTCCGGCTTCCGTTAGGGCCCGAACACCCGAGGGTACCATCCCGACCCTGTTTTCAGCCTTTTTGATCTCTTTGGGTACACCTACGATCATGGTAGACCTCTCCTTTCGATTGGATTTCTTTTATCGAGATTTCATGACCTATAGTTCGTTAATTCCATCACGGAGGATGTTGCGAATATGGAGGGAAGGGCTTCCTGCCGACATAGAGACCGTGGGTATGACATCGGGTAGGGGGACCATTGGAAAAACGCCTACTTGATGATCTCGTTTTCATCGGGCAACAGGATCCACTTGCGTTTGGCTTTCATCACCAGGAATGATTCGCTCGATCGGACACCTCCCAGCCTTGGGAGTTCCTCCGTAAGGAATTGATAAAGATCCGGCATTCCCCTCGTCAGGATGATTTCGGCGATGATATCGTATTGTCCGGTAACGGCCACCACCCAGTGAACCTGGGGAAGCTGTGAAATGGCCTCGATCTTCGCATCCAGTTCCTGGTGCCTTTCCAGACTTATACATACGAG is from Deltaproteobacteria bacterium and encodes:
- a CDS encoding Lrp/AsnC family transcriptional regulator gives rise to the protein MKANELDALDKRLIRVLIKEGRLPSGNIAERLDITPPTVRSRIEALVSSGVMRVAGLLNPFKLKDVTLALVCISLERHQELDAKIEAISQLPQVHWVVAVTGQYDIIAEIILTRGMPDLYQFLTEELPRLGGVRSSESFLVMKAKRKWILLPDENEIIK